A genomic window from Nostoc sp. PCC 7524 includes:
- a CDS encoding HNH endonuclease yields the protein MFLLLQKTVLFRDHFIPISKGGSDCLGNIVPACLSCNSSKHNIDPKEWYAKQPFYSVKRWRKILKILGKTESTYNQIPLL from the coding sequence TTGTTCTTACTGTTGCAAAAAACTGTTCTTTTTCGTGACCATTTTATTCCCATATCAAAAGGTGGATCTGACTGCTTAGGGAATATAGTTCCTGCTTGTTTATCTTGCAATTCATCAAAGCATAATATTGATCCAAAAGAGTGGTACGCAAAACAGCCATTTTACTCTGTTAAGCGTTGGAGAAAAATTCTGAAAATTCTCGGTAAAACAGAATCTACCTATAACCAAATTCCACTGCTATAA